A window of the Streptomyces sp. NBC_00250 genome harbors these coding sequences:
- a CDS encoding sugar ABC transporter ATP-binding protein — protein MLRMTGIGKSFPGARVLSDIDLDVAAGEVHALIGENGAGKSTLMKVLAGVHAPDEGTVEIDGRAVNFGHPLDAQRAGVSIIYQELTLLPERTVAENVFLGREPARRGLVDRDAMEAATAELLVSLGEDSFGPRDLVRRLSLAQQQVVEIVKALSVDARIVVMDEPTAALAEHEVELLYGIVRRLRDRGIAVLYVSHRLREIFDLSDRVTVLKDGRKVTTRATDELTTADLVRLMVGRELTDYYPPRAVRPPGATLISVRGGGNDTLDGIDLDLRAGEIVGVAGLQGAGRTELAKALFGAAPFTRGEMTPRRPGSVQQAIALGIGLVTEDRKSEGLALHQSVRDNALLVARARRGRTGSAVLDLLARVRLAPPRPEQEVRYLSGGNQQKVVLAKWLTVAPDVLLFDEPTRGVDVGAKAAIHELVRELAERGMAVLMISSELPELIGMSDRIVVLRDGRIAGHLPAGASEEAVMELAAAS, from the coding sequence ATGCTGAGGATGACCGGCATCGGCAAGAGTTTCCCCGGCGCCCGGGTCCTCAGCGACATCGACCTGGACGTGGCGGCGGGCGAGGTGCACGCGCTCATCGGGGAGAACGGTGCCGGGAAGTCCACCCTGATGAAGGTCCTCGCCGGGGTGCACGCGCCCGACGAGGGAACGGTGGAGATCGACGGCCGCGCTGTGAACTTCGGCCACCCCCTGGACGCCCAGCGGGCCGGAGTGTCGATCATCTACCAGGAACTGACCCTGCTGCCGGAACGGACCGTCGCCGAGAACGTCTTCCTCGGCCGCGAGCCCGCCCGCCGCGGACTCGTCGACCGGGATGCCATGGAGGCGGCCACCGCCGAGCTGCTCGTCTCGCTCGGCGAGGACTCCTTCGGACCGCGTGACCTCGTACGCCGCCTGTCGCTGGCCCAGCAGCAGGTCGTCGAGATCGTCAAGGCGCTCTCGGTGGACGCCCGGATCGTGGTCATGGACGAACCCACCGCCGCACTCGCCGAGCATGAGGTCGAACTCCTCTACGGCATCGTCCGCCGGCTGCGTGACCGCGGCATCGCCGTCCTCTACGTCTCCCACCGGCTGCGCGAGATCTTCGACCTCTCCGACCGGGTCACCGTCCTCAAGGACGGCCGGAAGGTCACCACCAGGGCCACCGACGAGCTCACCACCGCCGACCTGGTCCGCCTGATGGTCGGCCGCGAGCTGACCGACTACTACCCTCCGCGCGCCGTGCGGCCGCCCGGTGCCACGCTGATCTCCGTCCGCGGCGGCGGCAACGACACGCTCGACGGCATCGACCTCGACCTCCGCGCGGGGGAGATCGTCGGCGTGGCCGGTCTGCAGGGGGCGGGCCGCACCGAACTGGCCAAGGCACTGTTCGGCGCCGCGCCGTTCACCCGGGGCGAGATGACCCCGCGGCGGCCCGGCTCGGTACAGCAGGCCATCGCCCTCGGCATCGGCCTCGTCACCGAGGACCGCAAGTCCGAGGGGCTTGCCCTGCACCAGTCGGTCCGCGACAACGCACTCCTCGTCGCCAGGGCCCGCCGGGGCCGTACCGGATCGGCGGTCCTGGACCTGCTGGCCCGGGTACGTCTCGCCCCGCCCCGCCCTGAACAGGAGGTGCGTTACCTCTCCGGCGGCAACCAGCAGAAGGTCGTCCTCGCCAAGTGGTTGACCGTCGCCCCAGACGTGCTGCTCTTCGACGAACCGACCCGCGGCGTCGACGTCGGCGCGAAGGCGGCCATCCACGAGCTTGTACGAGAACTCGCCGAACGCGGCATGGCCGTCCTGATGATCTCCTCCGAGCTCCCCGAACTCATCGGAATGAGCGACCGCATCGTCGTCCTGCGGGACGGAAGGATCGCCGGTCACCTCCCCGCAGGCGCTTCGGAAGAAGCCGTGATGGAACTGGCAGCCGCATCATGA
- a CDS encoding sugar phosphate isomerase/epimerase family protein produces MRSLGVNTWVWASPLTDGGVERLAPRIAEWGFDVIELPVEQPGDWDPARAADLLARLGLAASVVLVMPPGRELVAAPAEVVRETQDYLRHCVDVAVTLGAPAISGPAYASVGRTWKLNGDERRSAYAELSENLKPVVAYAADRGVRIGVEPLNRYETSLINTVEQALEALPEECGLALDTYHLNIEERSPLQAIRDAGSRIAHLQVCGTDRGAPGADHFDWPGFALAVDEAGYRGPLVIESFTPDNATIATAASVWRPLAVTQDALAKDGLAFLRTL; encoded by the coding sequence ATGCGTTCCCTCGGGGTCAACACCTGGGTCTGGGCCTCACCGCTGACCGACGGGGGAGTGGAACGGCTCGCCCCTCGCATCGCCGAGTGGGGGTTCGACGTCATCGAGCTCCCGGTGGAGCAGCCGGGCGACTGGGACCCGGCCCGGGCCGCGGACCTGCTGGCCCGGCTGGGCCTGGCCGCCTCCGTGGTGCTCGTCATGCCGCCGGGCCGGGAACTGGTCGCCGCGCCCGCCGAGGTGGTCCGCGAGACCCAGGACTACCTGCGGCACTGCGTAGACGTCGCGGTGACCCTGGGCGCCCCCGCCATCAGCGGGCCGGCGTACGCCTCGGTCGGACGGACCTGGAAGCTCAACGGCGACGAGCGCAGGTCCGCCTACGCCGAACTGAGCGAGAACCTCAAGCCGGTGGTGGCCTACGCCGCCGACCGGGGGGTGCGGATCGGCGTGGAGCCGCTCAACCGCTACGAGACGAGCCTGATCAACACCGTTGAGCAGGCCCTGGAGGCGTTGCCCGAGGAATGCGGGCTCGCCCTCGACACCTATCACCTCAACATCGAGGAAAGGAGCCCGCTGCAGGCGATCCGGGACGCCGGATCCCGGATCGCACATCTCCAGGTGTGCGGGACGGACCGCGGAGCTCCCGGAGCCGACCACTTCGACTGGCCGGGTTTCGCCCTGGCCGTCGACGAGGCCGGCTACCGAGGCCCGCTGGTCATCGAGTCCTTCACCCCGGACAACGCGACGATCGCGACCGCCGCCTCCGTGTGGCGGCCGCTGGCCGTGACCCAGGACGCCCTGGCCAAGGACGGCCTGGCGTTCCTTCGAACCCTCTGA
- a CDS encoding helix-turn-helix transcriptional regulator, with translation MVVSDLASRWPFVGRDAELAAFDQVWNSPDLQAVTVWGPAGVGKTRLAGSCLDRAEAAGFTVGRATATAAAAHVPLAAIAHLIPSGVDMSDPVAGFAQVASSLADVRPGGAGSRGRVLLVDDLHLLDGASAVLLRQLMDAGLMRLIATIRTGEAVSDAVTALSRGDAVHRIDLSVFDTTQTAAVLEAALGGPVAGRAVHRLATASDGNALYLRELVLAAIEDGSLAFDGEIWQLSEERSVGTQGLAPLIEARLAPARETARPALELLALCEPLLLEDVQAEAGPGELAHLEAVDLISVTAERRRTTVRLAHPLYGEVLRAAVPEDRRRGLLNAQIRRAQERGERWRDDPRRIVEWQLAATGSADPGQLVQAALLARYARDYGQVRTLLEAMPDQSHTTMSRLMLIGALLELGRSREAELALAAAEARLQSERHALAFLPARTTSLLLSPDPVLDPKAHIAAVSPHIISNAGRTTLRHCEGAMYALAGDVPRALELLDDMDGSLSDGPDLMAAIVNAICKGHALAQAGRGAEGLAFGTKVRAEFLRIADESVPSTVGANVDITLALTLCVQGRLDEAREMAETTYADVTGADIPVARCFLAWVLGSIAWIAGRPAGARRWYAEAVALGKAYSSRVSGSAMSGLGAAAALLGDLDAAERAVGEAAGHPHFFGAGWESLGAAWLRAARGDLSGARTVLAAAANRARAAGTYPSEALVLTDIARLGAPGDVAARLAELAESCDGPLVASQARFAAALDAADPDLLLASADELHALGIDLPAAEAAAAASAALRAAGQGRRAAAAAQRSGALARACEGVRTPLLAVAETASRLTSRQWDIARLAARGIASREIAEALHLSIRTVDNHLHTVYTKLGVSNRSELAAALDGEDVR, from the coding sequence GTGGTCGTATCGGACCTGGCGTCCCGCTGGCCGTTCGTCGGGCGGGACGCTGAACTCGCGGCCTTCGACCAGGTCTGGAACTCACCGGATCTGCAGGCCGTGACGGTCTGGGGTCCGGCCGGGGTGGGCAAGACGAGGCTGGCCGGTTCCTGTCTGGACCGGGCGGAGGCTGCGGGGTTCACTGTGGGCCGCGCGACCGCCACCGCTGCTGCCGCCCATGTGCCGCTGGCCGCGATCGCTCACCTCATTCCCTCCGGGGTGGACATGAGCGACCCGGTCGCCGGGTTCGCCCAGGTCGCGAGCAGCCTTGCCGACGTCCGGCCGGGCGGGGCGGGGTCCCGGGGGCGGGTGCTGCTGGTGGACGACCTCCACCTGTTGGACGGGGCCTCCGCCGTCCTGTTGCGCCAACTGATGGACGCAGGCCTCATGCGGCTGATCGCGACGATTCGGACCGGTGAGGCGGTCTCCGACGCGGTGACCGCCTTGTCCAGGGGCGATGCGGTGCATCGCATCGATCTGTCGGTGTTCGACACGACGCAGACGGCGGCGGTGCTGGAGGCGGCGCTGGGCGGACCGGTCGCCGGCCGCGCCGTCCACCGGCTGGCCACCGCCTCGGACGGAAACGCCCTGTACCTGCGCGAACTCGTGCTCGCTGCCATCGAGGACGGATCGCTGGCCTTCGACGGCGAAATCTGGCAGCTCTCCGAGGAACGGAGCGTGGGAACCCAGGGACTTGCCCCTCTCATCGAGGCCCGGCTCGCCCCGGCCCGCGAGACCGCCCGGCCCGCACTGGAACTGCTGGCGCTGTGCGAGCCGCTCCTGCTGGAGGACGTCCAGGCGGAGGCGGGGCCGGGGGAGCTCGCACACCTCGAAGCCGTGGACCTGATCTCGGTCACGGCCGAGAGACGGCGGACCACCGTCCGGCTGGCGCATCCGCTGTACGGCGAGGTACTGCGAGCGGCGGTGCCCGAAGACCGGCGGCGGGGACTCCTGAACGCCCAGATTCGCAGGGCCCAGGAGCGCGGCGAACGATGGCGGGACGATCCGCGCAGGATCGTGGAGTGGCAGCTGGCCGCCACCGGCAGCGCCGACCCGGGCCAGCTGGTCCAAGCAGCCCTGCTGGCCCGCTACGCCCGCGACTACGGCCAGGTCCGCACCCTGCTAGAAGCCATGCCTGACCAATCGCACACAACGATGTCACGACTGATGCTGATCGGGGCACTGCTGGAACTCGGCCGCTCGCGCGAGGCCGAGCTGGCCCTCGCGGCCGCCGAGGCCCGGCTGCAGAGTGAGCGGCATGCCCTCGCGTTCCTCCCTGCCCGGACCACCAGCCTGCTGCTGTCCCCCGATCCCGTCCTCGACCCCAAGGCCCATATCGCCGCGGTGAGTCCCCACATCATCAGTAACGCCGGCCGTACGACCCTGCGTCACTGCGAGGGGGCGATGTACGCGCTCGCGGGCGACGTGCCCCGGGCCCTGGAACTGCTGGACGACATGGACGGGTCTCTCAGCGACGGACCCGATCTGATGGCGGCGATCGTCAACGCGATCTGCAAGGGGCACGCCCTGGCGCAGGCCGGGCGGGGTGCGGAGGGCCTGGCCTTCGGTACGAAGGTGCGGGCGGAGTTCCTGCGCATCGCCGACGAATCAGTGCCCAGCACGGTGGGAGCCAATGTGGACATCACGCTGGCTCTCACCCTGTGTGTCCAGGGCAGGCTGGACGAGGCCCGAGAGATGGCCGAGACGACATACGCCGACGTCACGGGGGCCGACATCCCGGTCGCCAGGTGCTTCCTGGCATGGGTCCTCGGTTCGATCGCGTGGATCGCCGGCCGCCCGGCCGGCGCGCGCCGCTGGTACGCCGAGGCCGTGGCCCTCGGCAAGGCCTACAGCAGCAGGGTCAGCGGCTCGGCCATGAGTGGTCTGGGTGCGGCCGCCGCGTTGCTGGGCGACCTGGATGCGGCCGAGCGCGCGGTCGGGGAGGCCGCGGGGCACCCCCACTTCTTCGGGGCGGGCTGGGAGAGCCTGGGCGCGGCCTGGCTACGGGCGGCTCGCGGCGACCTGTCCGGTGCCCGCACGGTGCTGGCCGCGGCAGCAAACCGTGCCAGGGCCGCGGGTACGTATCCGTCCGAGGCCCTCGTGCTCACCGACATCGCTCGGCTGGGCGCTCCGGGGGACGTTGCCGCGCGGCTCGCCGAGCTGGCCGAGTCCTGCGACGGCCCCCTGGTCGCGTCCCAGGCGCGCTTCGCGGCGGCGCTGGACGCCGCCGACCCCGACCTGTTGCTGGCGTCCGCCGACGAGCTGCACGCTCTGGGCATCGACCTGCCGGCGGCCGAGGCCGCCGCGGCGGCCTCGGCCGCCCTGCGGGCCGCCGGCCAGGGCCGCCGTGCCGCTGCCGCCGCCCAGCGGTCCGGCGCTCTGGCCCGTGCCTGCGAAGGGGTCCGCACGCCCCTGCTCGCCGTGGCGGAGACCGCCTCCCGGCTCACGTCCCGACAATGGGACATCGCCCGGCTGGCGGCGCGTGGCATCGCGAGCCGGGAGATCGCCGAGGCGCTCCATCTGTCGATCCGCACGGTCGACAACCACCTCCACACGGTCTACACCAAGCTCGGGGTGTCCAACCGCAGCGAACTCGCCGCCGCGCTGGACGGCGAGGACGTCCGCTGA
- a CDS encoding Gfo/Idh/MocA family protein codes for MSDIRRQKSEVRVGIIGTGFIGRVHARAIRQAGARLVGVAAADAEAAAEGARLLGADRAFGSAEELIESGSVDVVHVCTPNHLHAPLALKALDAGLAVVCEKPLAIDAATATLMAERAAETGLVATVPFVYRFHAMVREARARLAEIGRVSLIQGSYLQDWLLESSDSNWRVDPALGGPGRTVGDIGSHWCDLAEFVTGERIAKVCAQTAVVVSNRAGARVLTEDIATVQFATASGALGSLTVSQVSPGRKNRLFLEISGTTGSLAFDQENPEQLWFGARTGSRALVRDPLTLSESARAYSPLPAGHPQGFHDCFDAFVADTYAAVRGEHRDGLPTFAHGARAAVITDAVLESARTDRWVTC; via the coding sequence ATGTCAGATATACGACGCCAAAAATCGGAAGTCAGAGTGGGGATCATCGGAACTGGCTTCATCGGTCGCGTGCATGCCAGGGCCATCAGGCAGGCGGGCGCACGACTCGTGGGCGTCGCCGCAGCAGACGCGGAAGCCGCGGCCGAGGGCGCCCGACTCCTGGGTGCGGACCGCGCCTTCGGCTCGGCCGAGGAGCTCATCGAGTCCGGCTCCGTCGACGTGGTGCACGTCTGCACCCCGAACCACCTGCACGCCCCCCTCGCGCTGAAGGCGCTCGACGCCGGCCTGGCCGTCGTCTGCGAGAAGCCGCTCGCGATCGACGCGGCGACGGCGACGCTGATGGCCGAACGCGCCGCTGAGACCGGGCTCGTCGCCACCGTTCCGTTCGTGTACCGCTTCCACGCGATGGTCCGCGAGGCCCGTGCCAGGCTCGCCGAGATCGGCAGGGTCAGCCTGATTCAGGGCAGCTACCTGCAGGACTGGCTGCTGGAGTCGAGCGACAGTAATTGGCGCGTCGACCCCGCACTCGGGGGGCCCGGCCGGACCGTGGGCGACATCGGCTCGCACTGGTGCGACCTGGCGGAGTTCGTCACCGGAGAACGGATCGCCAAGGTCTGTGCCCAGACCGCCGTGGTGGTCAGCAACAGGGCGGGCGCGCGTGTCCTCACCGAGGACATCGCCACCGTGCAGTTCGCCACCGCCTCCGGGGCCCTCGGCTCGCTCACCGTCAGTCAGGTCTCGCCCGGACGCAAGAACCGGCTCTTCCTGGAGATCTCCGGAACCACCGGCAGCCTCGCCTTCGACCAGGAGAACCCCGAGCAGCTGTGGTTCGGCGCGCGGACCGGCTCCCGCGCCCTCGTACGGGATCCGCTGACCCTCTCGGAATCCGCCCGCGCCTACTCCCCGCTCCCGGCCGGCCACCCCCAGGGGTTCCACGACTGCTTCGACGCGTTCGTCGCCGACACCTACGCCGCGGTGCGCGGCGAACACCGTGACGGACTGCCGACCTTCGCCCACGGTGCGCGGGCCGCCGTCATCACCGACGCCGTGCTGGAGTCCGCTCGAACCGACAGGTGGGTCACATGCTGA
- a CDS encoding helix-turn-helix domain-containing protein, which produces MSRLDQRLLKGAERQRFAQELRTLYEDGATVGELAWSHRRSHALIHRLLTEVGVELPL; this is translated from the coding sequence GTGTCCAGGCTCGACCAACGCTTGCTCAAGGGTGCTGAACGCCAGCGGTTCGCGCAGGAGTTGAGGACCCTGTACGAGGACGGAGCCACCGTCGGGGAGCTGGCCTGGAGCCACCGCCGGAGCCACGCCCTCATCCACCGTCTGCTGACCGAGGTCGGGGTGGAATTGCCGCTCTGA
- a CDS encoding ABC transporter permease: MTQQLRIPVPKAAAFRDLGSDSPARPVYLALTLLTLLAWGLFLVDDGQFFSQVNTVGILQRSAALGIVAVGQTLVILAGSLDLSVAFLISLVSLVAAETMAGYGVLPAIGAVLAVSALTGLVNGLVITRLKVHAFIATLGIALIIKGILDQRYDGPAGAVPESFQRLGYDRIGPVPVSALLWAAIAVAAWFLLRRTTLGYRIHAVGGDPDVARLSGVRTDRVIITAHVLCSLFAGVAGLLLAARLGAGAPTVGTDGGYDLESIAAVVLGGTALAGGRGGVAGTVGGVLLLAVLDSVFNQLEVNSFAKDVVRGIVLVAALAIYARRRRSQ, from the coding sequence ATGACCCAACAACTGCGCATCCCCGTACCGAAGGCGGCCGCCTTCCGTGACCTGGGCTCCGACAGCCCGGCCCGGCCGGTCTACCTGGCACTGACACTCCTGACCTTGCTGGCCTGGGGCCTCTTCCTGGTCGACGACGGCCAGTTCTTCAGCCAGGTCAACACCGTCGGGATCCTCCAGCGGTCGGCGGCGCTCGGCATCGTGGCCGTCGGCCAGACCCTCGTGATCCTCGCCGGGTCCCTGGACCTGTCGGTGGCCTTCCTCATCAGCCTCGTCTCCCTGGTCGCCGCGGAGACCATGGCCGGCTACGGCGTGCTGCCGGCGATCGGCGCCGTGCTGGCCGTCAGCGCCCTCACCGGCCTGGTCAACGGGCTGGTCATCACCCGGCTGAAGGTCCACGCCTTCATCGCCACCCTGGGCATCGCCCTGATCATCAAGGGCATCCTGGACCAGCGGTACGACGGACCCGCGGGGGCGGTGCCCGAATCCTTCCAGCGACTGGGCTACGACCGCATCGGCCCGGTCCCCGTCTCAGCCCTGCTGTGGGCCGCGATCGCGGTGGCGGCCTGGTTCCTGCTGCGCCGCACCACCCTCGGCTACCGGATCCACGCCGTCGGCGGGGACCCCGACGTCGCCCGGCTGTCGGGCGTGCGCACCGACCGCGTCATCATCACCGCCCACGTGCTCTGCTCGCTCTTCGCGGGGGTGGCCGGCCTGCTGCTGGCAGCCCGGCTCGGTGCCGGAGCGCCCACAGTCGGCACGGACGGCGGCTACGACCTGGAGTCCATCGCCGCCGTCGTCCTCGGCGGCACCGCTCTCGCCGGCGGCCGGGGCGGCGTGGCGGGCACCGTCGGAGGCGTCCTGCTCCTGGCCGTGCTGGACAGCGTCTTCAACCAGCTCGAAGTCAACTCCTTCGCCAAGGACGTCGTACGCGGCATCGTTCTCGTCGCCGCCCTGGCGATCTATGCCCGACGGAGGCGTTCCCAGTGA
- a CDS encoding ABC transporter permease, whose translation MRRNLPVFAVLAALLIAIAVANPYFLELPGFLAFVKRAAPLAILAAGQYFVVVSGEFDLSVGSLVTAEVVVAAALIDGDPGATWPVLLLLLVLGTFVGLVNGLVTTVLRVPSFIATLGMMLVLAGAVFLWTGGAPRGAVTEQFRTFGRGSLGTVPWSVLILLAVTAAVVVAMRADFGRTLVATGDNPRAAALSGVRVLRVKTVAFALSGLSAAVCAILLGGFAGVSAQVGQGLEFQAVTAVVLGGVVLGGGRGSVVAAMAGAFTLEALFTLLNLYGISGALEATVQGVILIAAVALGSVRLPSWAVPTRTTPAAPTPAPSKG comes from the coding sequence GTGAGGCGCAACCTGCCCGTCTTCGCGGTCCTCGCCGCGCTGCTCATCGCCATCGCGGTGGCGAACCCGTACTTCCTCGAACTCCCGGGCTTCCTCGCCTTCGTCAAGCGAGCCGCCCCGTTGGCGATCCTTGCCGCCGGCCAGTACTTCGTCGTCGTCTCCGGCGAGTTCGACCTGTCGGTCGGCTCGCTCGTCACCGCCGAGGTCGTCGTCGCCGCCGCGCTGATCGACGGGGACCCGGGTGCCACCTGGCCCGTGCTGCTCCTCCTGCTCGTCCTCGGAACCTTCGTCGGCCTCGTCAACGGCCTGGTGACGACCGTCCTGCGGGTACCGTCGTTCATCGCCACCCTCGGCATGATGCTGGTGCTCGCCGGTGCTGTCTTCCTGTGGACCGGCGGTGCCCCGCGGGGCGCGGTGACCGAGCAGTTCCGTACCTTCGGGCGCGGCAGCCTCGGGACCGTACCGTGGTCCGTCCTGATCCTGCTGGCGGTCACGGCCGCCGTTGTCGTGGCGATGCGCGCCGACTTCGGCCGTACCCTCGTCGCCACCGGCGACAATCCGCGGGCCGCCGCCCTTTCGGGCGTGCGCGTGCTGCGGGTCAAGACCGTCGCCTTCGCCCTGTCCGGGCTTTCGGCGGCCGTCTGCGCGATCCTGCTCGGCGGGTTCGCCGGCGTCTCCGCCCAGGTCGGCCAGGGCCTGGAGTTCCAGGCCGTCACCGCGGTCGTGCTCGGCGGGGTCGTGCTCGGCGGCGGCCGTGGCTCGGTCGTCGCAGCCATGGCGGGCGCCTTCACGCTGGAGGCACTGTTCACCCTGCTCAACCTGTACGGCATCTCGGGCGCGCTGGAAGCCACCGTGCAGGGCGTCATCCTCATCGCCGCCGTGGCCCTGGGCTCCGTACGCCTGCCTTCCTGGGCGGTACCCACCCGTACCACACCCGCCGCACCCACCCCCGCCCCCTCGAAGGGATAG
- a CDS encoding ROK family protein, producing MTTEAAGAGALLAILRDGHARTRTDLGQLTGLARSTVSQRLDSLLEQQWITPAGEAISSGGRPAVAFTFNGAARLVLAADLGATHARIALTDLNAHVLAELSRDIRIDEGPEQVLPWLVEASGTLLAECGRTAAELCGVGIGLPGPVEHSTGRPVNPPIMPGWDGFDVTGWLGSRLGVPVLVDNDVNIMALGEHWAADHEVEHLLFVKVGTGIGCGIVTENRLHRGAQGAAGDIGHIQVAAAADQLCRCGNTGCLEAIAGGAALAARLTAAGENATDGRDVVQLVRAGSPLAVQLVRQAGRDIGEVLASLVNFFNPDTIVVGGDLADVGEHLLAGIRETVYSRSLPLATQHLTMRGRVLGDQAGVIGASVMVIEDVLAPAAVDRSVAAD from the coding sequence GTGACCACGGAGGCAGCAGGCGCAGGCGCACTTCTGGCGATCCTGCGTGACGGCCACGCCCGTACCCGCACCGACCTCGGGCAGCTGACCGGCCTCGCCAGGTCGACGGTGTCGCAGCGCCTGGACTCGCTGCTCGAACAGCAGTGGATCACCCCGGCCGGAGAAGCAATCTCCTCGGGCGGACGGCCCGCCGTGGCCTTCACCTTCAACGGCGCGGCACGTCTGGTGCTCGCCGCCGACCTCGGCGCCACCCACGCGCGGATCGCACTCACGGACCTCAACGCCCATGTACTGGCAGAGCTCAGCCGGGACATACGGATCGACGAGGGTCCCGAGCAGGTACTGCCATGGCTCGTCGAAGCGTCCGGGACACTTCTCGCGGAATGCGGCCGCACGGCCGCCGAGTTGTGCGGTGTCGGCATCGGACTTCCGGGACCGGTGGAGCACAGCACCGGAAGGCCGGTCAACCCGCCGATCATGCCCGGCTGGGACGGCTTCGACGTGACGGGGTGGCTCGGCTCCCGACTCGGCGTGCCCGTCCTGGTCGACAACGACGTGAACATCATGGCTCTCGGGGAGCACTGGGCAGCGGACCACGAGGTCGAACACCTCCTCTTCGTCAAGGTCGGTACCGGCATCGGGTGCGGAATCGTCACGGAGAACCGGCTCCACCGGGGCGCTCAGGGAGCGGCCGGCGACATCGGCCACATCCAGGTGGCGGCTGCCGCGGACCAGCTCTGCCGGTGCGGCAACACGGGCTGCCTGGAAGCCATCGCCGGTGGTGCGGCCCTCGCGGCGCGGCTGACCGCAGCGGGCGAGAACGCCACCGACGGCCGGGACGTGGTTCAACTGGTCCGCGCGGGGAGTCCGTTGGCCGTTCAGCTGGTCCGCCAGGCGGGGCGGGACATCGGGGAGGTCCTCGCCTCCTTGGTCAATTTCTTCAATCCCGACACGATCGTCGTCGGCGGGGATCTCGCAGATGTCGGCGAGCACCTCCTGGCTGGCATCCGCGAGACCGTCTACAGCCGCTCACTGCCCCTGGCCACACAGCACCTGACCATGCGGGGGCGCGTGCTCGGCGACCAGGCCGGTGTCATCGGCGCGTCCGTCATGGTGATCGAGGACGTCCTCGCCCCGGCTGCGGTGGACCGCTCGGTGGCGGCGGACTGA
- a CDS encoding ABC transporter substrate-binding protein: MPPTPRRFVAGAVLAALIPLAGCSTDSPGGPAATGGKEAGKSKTGAQSKFFVQADYDAQLAMRAKQPTGPADKPWEQAIDPQPIDTSAHKKAGPYNLCFSNAAVNNPWRQVGWKTMQAEVALHKEIAKFTVLDAEGKDDKQISDIAELQAKGCDALIVSPNTTATLTPAVKGACSKIPVIVFDRGVQTDCPVTFIKPIGGYAFGADAAEFLIDKVKPGGKILALRILPGVDVLETRWSAAKEALDKSELDVVGVEFTDGDAAKTKAVVSDYIQRFGKIDGVWMDAGANSVAAVEAFEDAGLPVPPINGEDQQDFLQKWKDAGLTAVAPTYPTYQWRTPVIAALKILKGESVPKVWNLPQPKVTQDNLDQYLKPGLPPLHYALCGCEDMPGYPQKWGGK, from the coding sequence ATGCCGCCCACCCCCCGACGCTTCGTCGCAGGCGCCGTACTCGCCGCTCTCATCCCCCTGGCCGGCTGTTCCACCGACAGCCCCGGAGGCCCGGCGGCCACGGGCGGCAAGGAGGCCGGCAAGTCGAAGACCGGCGCGCAGTCGAAGTTCTTCGTCCAGGCCGACTACGATGCCCAGCTCGCGATGCGCGCGAAGCAGCCCACCGGCCCCGCCGACAAGCCGTGGGAGCAGGCCATCGACCCGCAGCCGATCGACACTTCCGCCCACAAGAAGGCGGGCCCGTACAACCTGTGCTTCTCCAATGCCGCGGTGAACAACCCCTGGCGGCAGGTCGGTTGGAAGACGATGCAGGCCGAGGTCGCGCTCCACAAGGAGATCGCGAAGTTCACCGTCCTCGACGCCGAGGGCAAGGACGACAAGCAGATCTCCGACATCGCCGAACTGCAGGCGAAGGGCTGCGACGCCCTGATCGTCTCACCCAACACCACCGCCACGCTCACCCCCGCGGTCAAGGGAGCCTGTTCCAAGATCCCCGTGATCGTCTTCGACCGGGGCGTGCAGACGGACTGCCCCGTCACCTTCATCAAGCCCATCGGCGGGTACGCCTTCGGCGCCGACGCGGCCGAGTTCCTGATCGACAAGGTCAAGCCCGGCGGAAAGATCCTCGCCCTGCGCATCCTGCCCGGCGTGGACGTCCTGGAGACCCGCTGGTCCGCCGCCAAGGAAGCCCTCGACAAGAGCGAACTCGACGTCGTCGGCGTGGAGTTCACCGACGGTGATGCCGCCAAGACCAAGGCTGTGGTCAGCGACTACATCCAGCGCTTCGGCAAGATCGACGGGGTCTGGATGGACGCGGGCGCCAACTCCGTCGCCGCCGTGGAGGCCTTCGAGGACGCCGGCCTGCCCGTCCCGCCGATCAACGGGGAGGACCAGCAGGACTTCCTGCAGAAGTGGAAGGACGCCGGCCTGACGGCCGTCGCGCCGACCTACCCCACCTACCAGTGGCGCACCCCGGTCATCGCGGCACTGAAGATCCTCAAGGGCGAGAGCGTGCCGAAGGTCTGGAACCTGCCCCAGCCCAAGGTCACCCAGGACAACCTCGACCAGTACCTCAAGCCCGGACTGCCGCCCCTGCACTACGCGCTTTGCGGCTGCGAGGACATGCCCGGATACCCGCAGAAGTGGGGCGGGAAGTAG